Proteins from one Telopea speciosissima isolate NSW1024214 ecotype Mountain lineage chromosome 1, Tspe_v1, whole genome shotgun sequence genomic window:
- the LOC122662494 gene encoding ARF guanine-nucleotide exchange factor GNOM-like isoform X2: MEIGSLKLQYGVEGDKEKPGHCIPSGCALACMVNSEIGAVLAVVRRNVRWGGRYMADDDQLEHSLVQSLKILRKQIFSWDNQWHTVSPSIYLQPFLDVIRSDEIGAPITGVALSSVYKILTLGILDPNTVNVGEAMHLIVDAVTGCRFEVTDPASEEVVLMKILQVLLACMKCKASILLNNQQVCTIVYTCFRIVHQAGTKGELLQRIARTTMHELIRCIFSRLPYIQHMEKPSDGGSEWSLPAANAVSDGSVGEAVNDTQQIMREPYGVPCMVEVFHFLCSLLNIAEQMEMSPRSNQTEFDEDVPLFALGLINSAIELAGSAIERHPKLLALIQDDLFHNLMQFGMSLSPLILSMVCNITLNLYLHLRAELKLQLEAFFSCLTWRLTHSRHGSASYQQHEVLMEALVDFCRQKTFMAEMYTNFDCDLSFCDVFEDLANLLSKSAFPVNSPLSSMHILALEGLLAVVQGLAARTCNALPVKDQTLLGLADYTPFWTVKCENYTDPNCWVEFVRQRKHLKRVLMTSADHFNRDTKKGLEFLQGMHLLPDKLDPSSVACFLRYTPGLDKNVVGDLLGSHDEFWVQVLHEFARTFDFQDRSLDTALRLFLESFRLPGESQKIQRVLEAFSERYYEQSPQILANKDAALLLSYSIIMLNTDRHNVQVKKKMTEEDFIRNNRRINGGNDLPREFLSDLYHSICKNEIRMTPEQGADFVEVTSSRWINLLHKSQGATPFITYDSRPFLDHDMFAILSGPTLAALSVVYDHAEHEDVYQMCIDGFLAVAEISASHHFEEVLDDLVVSLCKFTTLLNPSQPEELILTFTDDAKAMMATVTVFTIANTYGDSIHTGWRSILECILTLHKLGLVPALVGHDSTGENELSSDSMPGKPVKSSTSASHVPAKIVTTAQRSSGLMSRFSRLLSFDAEEPILEPSDEEVEARQRAHETIQKCRINGIFTESKFLQSNSLLHLVQALIWVSGKSQKGKYLSHEDEDASVFCLELLITVTLYNRDRIVLLWPSVHEHIAGIVQSTAMPSALVERAVFGLLHICRRLLPYKENLADDLLRSLQLVLKLDARVADAYCEHITQEVTDLVKTNAGCIRSQMGWRTITSLLSITARHPEASEVGFEALAFVMYDGAHLSPGNCVLFIDASRQFAESRVGPSERSIHALDLMAGSFTCLKKWEVSPQEIGEIWMRLVRGLRKVCLDRREEVRNHAVLSLQRCTTGCEEFSIPPLIWIQCFDEVIFTMLDDMLEVTQGQSSSKDYRNMEGTLIHAVKLSSKVFLQLVNDLSPMESFSRLWLGILGRMEKYTKVKLRGKRSEKLQELIPELLKNTLLVMKTKGVLVKPNSDDTGSDSLWELTWPLVSNIASSLKSEVFPDQEPDNQLKETANPASPEESGTTGFIQS, translated from the exons ATGGAGATTGGCAGTTTAAAGCTCCAGTATGGAGTCGAAGGAGATAAGGAAAAGCCAGGACACTGCATACCTAGCGGATGTGCTTTAGCATGTATGGTGAATTCAGAAATTGGTGCTGTGCTGGCTGTTGTGAGGAGAAATGTAAGATGGGGGGGCCGGTATATGGCTGATGATGATCAGTTAGAGCATTCTTTAGTGCAATCTCTGAAGATCTTACGGAAGCAAATATTTTCGTGGGACAATCAGTGGCATACAGTCAGTCCATCCATTTACCTACAGCCTTTCTTGGATGTGATCCGATCAGATGAAATTGGTGCCCCTATAACGGGAGTTGCACTTTCATCTGTATACAAAATACTAACCCTTGGCATCCTTGATCCGAACACTGTAAATGTAGGAGAAGCAATGCATTTGATAGTCGATGCTGTGACCGGTTGCAGATTTGAGGTCACAGACCCTGCATCAGAAGAGGTTGTGCTTATGAAGATTCTTCAAGTTCTTCTGGCATGTATGAAATGTAAAGCATCCATTTTGTTAAACAACCAACAAGTGTGCACCATAGTCTACACATGTTTCCGCATTGTTCATCAAGCAGGAACAAAAGGTGAGTTGCTGCAGCGGATAGCTCGTACCACAATGCATGAACTTATAAGGTGTATTTTTTCACGCTTGCCATATATACAACATATGGAAAAGCCATCTGATGGAG GTTCAGAGTGGAGCTTGCCAGCTGCAAATGCTGTCAGTGATGGTAGCGTTGGCGAGGCTGTAAATGACACGCAGCAAATCATGAGAGAACCATATGGTGTTCCTTGTATGGTGGAGGTTTTCCATTTTCTGTGTTCTCTACTGAATATTGCTGAGCAGATGGAAATGAGTCCAAGGTCTAACCAGACAGAATTCGATGAGGATGTCCCACTCTTCGCCTTGGGATTGATAAATTCAGCTATTGAATTAGCGGGATCAGCTATTGAACGACATCCAAAGTTATTGGCTTTGATACAGGATGACCTATTCCATAACTTGATGCAGTTTGGCATGTCGCTTAGCCCGCTAATTCTGTCTATGGTCTGTAATATCACACTTAACCTATATCTTCATTTGCGTGCTGAACTGAAACTACAGCTTGAGGCCTTCTTCTCATGTTTGACTTGGAGGCTTACACACAGCAGGCATGGAAGTGCTTCATACCAACAGCATGAAGTTTTAATGGAGGCTCTTGTTGACTTCTGCAGGCAGAAGACATTCATGGCAGAGATGTATACCAACTTTGACTGTGACTTATCCTTCTGTGATGTGTTTGAAGACCTAGCTAACCTGTTGTCAAAGAGTGCATTTCCAGTTAACTCACCGTTGTCTTCAATGCATATTCTTGCTTTGGAAGGTTTGCTTGCTGTTGTTCAGGGACTAGCTGCAAGAACTTGCAATGCCTTACCCGTAAAAGATCAGACCTTATTAGGTCTTGCTGACTATACTCCATTCTGGACTGTGAAGTGCGAGAACTATACAGATCCTAACTGCTGGGTTGAATTTGTTCGTCAAAGGAAGCACTTGAAGAGAGTGCTAATGACCAGCGCTGATCACTTCAACAGGGACACAAAGAAAGGGCTGGAATTCCTTCAAGGAATGCATCTTTTGCCTGATAAGCTTGATCCATCAAGTGTGGCTTGCTTTCTCAGATACACACCTGGATTGGATAAGAATGTAGTTGGTGACCTGTTGGGAAGTCATGATGAATTTTGGGTGCAGGTGCTCCATGAATTTGCTCGGACTTTTGATTTCCAAGATAGGAGTTTGGATACTGCCTTGCGTCTGTTCTTGGAATCTTTTAGACTACCCGGAGAATCCCAGAAAATACAGCGGGTACTTGAGGCGTTCTCAGAGAGATACTATGAGCAATCACCACAGATTCTTGCTAACAAGGATGCTGCTCTGTTATTGTCTTATTCAATCATAATGCTAAACACAGATCGACACAATGTGCAAGTCAAAAAGAAGATGACAGAAGAGGATTTTATTCGGAATAATCGGCGCATCAACGGTGGGAATGACCTTCCACGTGAATTCCTATCAGACCTGTACCATTCAATCTGCAAGAATGAGATCCGGATGACTCCAGAACAAGGGGCTGATTTTGTCGAAGTGACATCGAGCCGTTGGATCAATCTGTTGCACAAGTCACAGGGTGCTACTCCATTTATTACTTATGACTCCAGACCCTTCCTTGACCATGACATGTTTGCTATCTTGTCTGGGCCAACACTTGCTGCTCTCTCAGTGGTATATGATCATGCAGAGCATGAAGATGTTTACCAAATGTGCATTGATGGCTTCTTGGCTGTTGCAGAGATATCAGCATCCCATCACTTTGAAGAGGTTTTGGATGATCTGGTCGTGTCTCTATGCAAGTTCACAACCCTTCTAAATCCTTCCCAACCAGAAGAACTCATTCTAACCTTTACTGATGATGCCAAGGCTATGATGGCAACTGTAACAGTTTTCACCATAGCGAACACATACGGTGATAGTATCCACACTGGTTGGAGAAGCATCCTGGAGTGCATTTTAACTTTGCACAAGCTAGGCTTAGTTCCTGCTCTTGTAGGCCATGACTCCACCGGTGAGAATGAGCTCTCTTCAGATTCCATGCCAGGAAAACCTGTTAAAAGTTCAACATCAGCATCTCATGTGCCTGCAAAGATTGTGACTACTGCCCAGAGGTCATCAGGTCTGATGAGCAGGTTTAGTAGGCTATTATCTTTTGATGCTGAAGAGCCAATTTTAGAACCTAGCGACGAGGAAGTTGAAGCTCGTCAACGTGCCCATGAGACTATCCAGAAGTGCCGGATTAATGGTATTTTCACAGAAAGCAAGTTCTTACAGTCAAATTCACTGTTGCATCTTGTGCAGGCCCTTATCTGGGTGTCAGGTAAATCCCAGAAAGGGAAATACCTTTCTCACGAGGATGAAGACGCTTCTGTTTTCTGCTTGGAATTGCTGATTACTGTCACACTGTACAATCGAGACCGGATAGTTCTCCTCTGGCCCAGTGTGCATGAGCATATAGCCGGTATTGTTCAGTCTACTGCTATGCCTTCTGCCCTTGTTGAAAGGGCTGTCTTCGGACTCCTGCATATATGTCGGCGGCTTCTTCCATACAAAGAGAACCTGGCTGATGATCTCTTAAGGTCATTGCAACTTGTCCTGAAGCTTGATGCCCGGGTAGCTGATGCATACTGTGAGCACATAACGCAAGAAGTCACAGACCTTGTCAAAACAAATGCTGGATGTATCAGATCCCAGATGGGGTGGCGGACGATAACATCCCTCCTTTCAATTACAGCTCGACATCCAGAGGCTTCAGAAGTGGGGTTTGAGGCTTTGGCATTCGTCATGTATGATGGGGCTCACCTTTCTCCAGGTAATTGCGTACTCTTTATTGATGCATCAAGGCAGTTTGCTGAATCCCGGGTTGGGCCCTCTGAGAGGTCCATACATGCATTGGATCTAATGGCAGGGTCCTTCACATGTCTCAAAAAGTGGGAAGTATCTCCTCAGGAAATTGGGGAGATTTGGATGAGATTGGTGCGAGGACTGAGGAAAGTCTGCTTGGACCGAAGGGAAGAAGTTAGAAATCATGCGGTCTTGTCATTGCAGAGATGCACAACAGGATGTGAAGAGTTTTCCATTCCGCCTCTGATTTGGATACAGTGTTTTGATGAGGTGATCTTCACAATGCTAGATGACATGCTTGAGGTTACACAGGGGCAATCATCATCAAAGGACTACCGTAACATGGAAGGAACACTCATACATGCTGTAAAGTTATCATCCAAGGTGTTCTTGCAGCTTGTGAACGACCTCTCTCCGATGGAGAGCTTCTCCAGACTGTGGCTAGGCATTCTCGGACGCATGGAGAAGTACACCAAGGTCAAGCTCAGAGGAAAGAGGAGTGAGAAGCTCCAGGAACTCATTCCTGAACTCCTCAAAAACACCTTGCTTGTGATGAAAACAAAAGGTGTCCTTGTGAAGCCAAACAGTGATGATACAGGAAGTGATTCATTGTGGGAGCTGACATGGCCCCTTGTAAGTAACATCGCTTCTTCTCTGAAGTCTGAAGTGTTCCCAGATCAGGAACCAGACAACCAGCTAAAAGAGACAGCAAATCCAGCATCACCAGAAGAAAGTGGTACAACAGGTTTCATACAGTCATAG
- the LOC122662494 gene encoding ARF guanine-nucleotide exchange factor GNOM-like isoform X1, which produces MEIGSLKLQYGVEGDKEKPGHCIPSGCALACMVNSEIGAVLAVVRRNVRWGGRYMADDDQLEHSLVQSLKILRKQIFSWDNQWHTVSPSIYLQPFLDVIRSDEIGAPITGVALSSVYKILTLGILDPNTVNVGEAMHLIVDAVTGCRFEVTDPASEEVVLMKILQVLLACMKCKASILLNNQQVCTIVYTCFRIVHQAGTKGELLQRIARTTMHELIRCIFSRLPYIQHMEKPSDGGGPSSQTEVGGVHSEYTFGVKQSASANGSFKHASISVGSEWSLPAANAVSDGSVGEAVNDTQQIMREPYGVPCMVEVFHFLCSLLNIAEQMEMSPRSNQTEFDEDVPLFALGLINSAIELAGSAIERHPKLLALIQDDLFHNLMQFGMSLSPLILSMVCNITLNLYLHLRAELKLQLEAFFSCLTWRLTHSRHGSASYQQHEVLMEALVDFCRQKTFMAEMYTNFDCDLSFCDVFEDLANLLSKSAFPVNSPLSSMHILALEGLLAVVQGLAARTCNALPVKDQTLLGLADYTPFWTVKCENYTDPNCWVEFVRQRKHLKRVLMTSADHFNRDTKKGLEFLQGMHLLPDKLDPSSVACFLRYTPGLDKNVVGDLLGSHDEFWVQVLHEFARTFDFQDRSLDTALRLFLESFRLPGESQKIQRVLEAFSERYYEQSPQILANKDAALLLSYSIIMLNTDRHNVQVKKKMTEEDFIRNNRRINGGNDLPREFLSDLYHSICKNEIRMTPEQGADFVEVTSSRWINLLHKSQGATPFITYDSRPFLDHDMFAILSGPTLAALSVVYDHAEHEDVYQMCIDGFLAVAEISASHHFEEVLDDLVVSLCKFTTLLNPSQPEELILTFTDDAKAMMATVTVFTIANTYGDSIHTGWRSILECILTLHKLGLVPALVGHDSTGENELSSDSMPGKPVKSSTSASHVPAKIVTTAQRSSGLMSRFSRLLSFDAEEPILEPSDEEVEARQRAHETIQKCRINGIFTESKFLQSNSLLHLVQALIWVSGKSQKGKYLSHEDEDASVFCLELLITVTLYNRDRIVLLWPSVHEHIAGIVQSTAMPSALVERAVFGLLHICRRLLPYKENLADDLLRSLQLVLKLDARVADAYCEHITQEVTDLVKTNAGCIRSQMGWRTITSLLSITARHPEASEVGFEALAFVMYDGAHLSPGNCVLFIDASRQFAESRVGPSERSIHALDLMAGSFTCLKKWEVSPQEIGEIWMRLVRGLRKVCLDRREEVRNHAVLSLQRCTTGCEEFSIPPLIWIQCFDEVIFTMLDDMLEVTQGQSSSKDYRNMEGTLIHAVKLSSKVFLQLVNDLSPMESFSRLWLGILGRMEKYTKVKLRGKRSEKLQELIPELLKNTLLVMKTKGVLVKPNSDDTGSDSLWELTWPLVSNIASSLKSEVFPDQEPDNQLKETANPASPEESGTTGFIQS; this is translated from the exons ATGGAGATTGGCAGTTTAAAGCTCCAGTATGGAGTCGAAGGAGATAAGGAAAAGCCAGGACACTGCATACCTAGCGGATGTGCTTTAGCATGTATGGTGAATTCAGAAATTGGTGCTGTGCTGGCTGTTGTGAGGAGAAATGTAAGATGGGGGGGCCGGTATATGGCTGATGATGATCAGTTAGAGCATTCTTTAGTGCAATCTCTGAAGATCTTACGGAAGCAAATATTTTCGTGGGACAATCAGTGGCATACAGTCAGTCCATCCATTTACCTACAGCCTTTCTTGGATGTGATCCGATCAGATGAAATTGGTGCCCCTATAACGGGAGTTGCACTTTCATCTGTATACAAAATACTAACCCTTGGCATCCTTGATCCGAACACTGTAAATGTAGGAGAAGCAATGCATTTGATAGTCGATGCTGTGACCGGTTGCAGATTTGAGGTCACAGACCCTGCATCAGAAGAGGTTGTGCTTATGAAGATTCTTCAAGTTCTTCTGGCATGTATGAAATGTAAAGCATCCATTTTGTTAAACAACCAACAAGTGTGCACCATAGTCTACACATGTTTCCGCATTGTTCATCAAGCAGGAACAAAAGGTGAGTTGCTGCAGCGGATAGCTCGTACCACAATGCATGAACTTATAAGGTGTATTTTTTCACGCTTGCCATATATACAACATATGGAAAAGCCATCTGATGGAGGTGGGCCTTCTTCCCAAACTGAG GTAGGTGGAGTTCACAGTGAATATACTTTTGGGGTTAAGCAATCAGCTAGTGCAAATGGCAGTTTCAAACATGCTTCAATCTCTGTAGGTTCAGAGTGGAGCTTGCCAGCTGCAAATGCTGTCAGTGATGGTAGCGTTGGCGAGGCTGTAAATGACACGCAGCAAATCATGAGAGAACCATATGGTGTTCCTTGTATGGTGGAGGTTTTCCATTTTCTGTGTTCTCTACTGAATATTGCTGAGCAGATGGAAATGAGTCCAAGGTCTAACCAGACAGAATTCGATGAGGATGTCCCACTCTTCGCCTTGGGATTGATAAATTCAGCTATTGAATTAGCGGGATCAGCTATTGAACGACATCCAAAGTTATTGGCTTTGATACAGGATGACCTATTCCATAACTTGATGCAGTTTGGCATGTCGCTTAGCCCGCTAATTCTGTCTATGGTCTGTAATATCACACTTAACCTATATCTTCATTTGCGTGCTGAACTGAAACTACAGCTTGAGGCCTTCTTCTCATGTTTGACTTGGAGGCTTACACACAGCAGGCATGGAAGTGCTTCATACCAACAGCATGAAGTTTTAATGGAGGCTCTTGTTGACTTCTGCAGGCAGAAGACATTCATGGCAGAGATGTATACCAACTTTGACTGTGACTTATCCTTCTGTGATGTGTTTGAAGACCTAGCTAACCTGTTGTCAAAGAGTGCATTTCCAGTTAACTCACCGTTGTCTTCAATGCATATTCTTGCTTTGGAAGGTTTGCTTGCTGTTGTTCAGGGACTAGCTGCAAGAACTTGCAATGCCTTACCCGTAAAAGATCAGACCTTATTAGGTCTTGCTGACTATACTCCATTCTGGACTGTGAAGTGCGAGAACTATACAGATCCTAACTGCTGGGTTGAATTTGTTCGTCAAAGGAAGCACTTGAAGAGAGTGCTAATGACCAGCGCTGATCACTTCAACAGGGACACAAAGAAAGGGCTGGAATTCCTTCAAGGAATGCATCTTTTGCCTGATAAGCTTGATCCATCAAGTGTGGCTTGCTTTCTCAGATACACACCTGGATTGGATAAGAATGTAGTTGGTGACCTGTTGGGAAGTCATGATGAATTTTGGGTGCAGGTGCTCCATGAATTTGCTCGGACTTTTGATTTCCAAGATAGGAGTTTGGATACTGCCTTGCGTCTGTTCTTGGAATCTTTTAGACTACCCGGAGAATCCCAGAAAATACAGCGGGTACTTGAGGCGTTCTCAGAGAGATACTATGAGCAATCACCACAGATTCTTGCTAACAAGGATGCTGCTCTGTTATTGTCTTATTCAATCATAATGCTAAACACAGATCGACACAATGTGCAAGTCAAAAAGAAGATGACAGAAGAGGATTTTATTCGGAATAATCGGCGCATCAACGGTGGGAATGACCTTCCACGTGAATTCCTATCAGACCTGTACCATTCAATCTGCAAGAATGAGATCCGGATGACTCCAGAACAAGGGGCTGATTTTGTCGAAGTGACATCGAGCCGTTGGATCAATCTGTTGCACAAGTCACAGGGTGCTACTCCATTTATTACTTATGACTCCAGACCCTTCCTTGACCATGACATGTTTGCTATCTTGTCTGGGCCAACACTTGCTGCTCTCTCAGTGGTATATGATCATGCAGAGCATGAAGATGTTTACCAAATGTGCATTGATGGCTTCTTGGCTGTTGCAGAGATATCAGCATCCCATCACTTTGAAGAGGTTTTGGATGATCTGGTCGTGTCTCTATGCAAGTTCACAACCCTTCTAAATCCTTCCCAACCAGAAGAACTCATTCTAACCTTTACTGATGATGCCAAGGCTATGATGGCAACTGTAACAGTTTTCACCATAGCGAACACATACGGTGATAGTATCCACACTGGTTGGAGAAGCATCCTGGAGTGCATTTTAACTTTGCACAAGCTAGGCTTAGTTCCTGCTCTTGTAGGCCATGACTCCACCGGTGAGAATGAGCTCTCTTCAGATTCCATGCCAGGAAAACCTGTTAAAAGTTCAACATCAGCATCTCATGTGCCTGCAAAGATTGTGACTACTGCCCAGAGGTCATCAGGTCTGATGAGCAGGTTTAGTAGGCTATTATCTTTTGATGCTGAAGAGCCAATTTTAGAACCTAGCGACGAGGAAGTTGAAGCTCGTCAACGTGCCCATGAGACTATCCAGAAGTGCCGGATTAATGGTATTTTCACAGAAAGCAAGTTCTTACAGTCAAATTCACTGTTGCATCTTGTGCAGGCCCTTATCTGGGTGTCAGGTAAATCCCAGAAAGGGAAATACCTTTCTCACGAGGATGAAGACGCTTCTGTTTTCTGCTTGGAATTGCTGATTACTGTCACACTGTACAATCGAGACCGGATAGTTCTCCTCTGGCCCAGTGTGCATGAGCATATAGCCGGTATTGTTCAGTCTACTGCTATGCCTTCTGCCCTTGTTGAAAGGGCTGTCTTCGGACTCCTGCATATATGTCGGCGGCTTCTTCCATACAAAGAGAACCTGGCTGATGATCTCTTAAGGTCATTGCAACTTGTCCTGAAGCTTGATGCCCGGGTAGCTGATGCATACTGTGAGCACATAACGCAAGAAGTCACAGACCTTGTCAAAACAAATGCTGGATGTATCAGATCCCAGATGGGGTGGCGGACGATAACATCCCTCCTTTCAATTACAGCTCGACATCCAGAGGCTTCAGAAGTGGGGTTTGAGGCTTTGGCATTCGTCATGTATGATGGGGCTCACCTTTCTCCAGGTAATTGCGTACTCTTTATTGATGCATCAAGGCAGTTTGCTGAATCCCGGGTTGGGCCCTCTGAGAGGTCCATACATGCATTGGATCTAATGGCAGGGTCCTTCACATGTCTCAAAAAGTGGGAAGTATCTCCTCAGGAAATTGGGGAGATTTGGATGAGATTGGTGCGAGGACTGAGGAAAGTCTGCTTGGACCGAAGGGAAGAAGTTAGAAATCATGCGGTCTTGTCATTGCAGAGATGCACAACAGGATGTGAAGAGTTTTCCATTCCGCCTCTGATTTGGATACAGTGTTTTGATGAGGTGATCTTCACAATGCTAGATGACATGCTTGAGGTTACACAGGGGCAATCATCATCAAAGGACTACCGTAACATGGAAGGAACACTCATACATGCTGTAAAGTTATCATCCAAGGTGTTCTTGCAGCTTGTGAACGACCTCTCTCCGATGGAGAGCTTCTCCAGACTGTGGCTAGGCATTCTCGGACGCATGGAGAAGTACACCAAGGTCAAGCTCAGAGGAAAGAGGAGTGAGAAGCTCCAGGAACTCATTCCTGAACTCCTCAAAAACACCTTGCTTGTGATGAAAACAAAAGGTGTCCTTGTGAAGCCAAACAGTGATGATACAGGAAGTGATTCATTGTGGGAGCTGACATGGCCCCTTGTAAGTAACATCGCTTCTTCTCTGAAGTCTGAAGTGTTCCCAGATCAGGAACCAGACAACCAGCTAAAAGAGACAGCAAATCCAGCATCACCAGAAGAAAGTGGTACAACAGGTTTCATACAGTCATAG